The proteins below are encoded in one region of Micromonospora pisi:
- a CDS encoding cholesterol oxidase substrate-binding domain-containing protein, whose amino-acid sequence MALTRRNFLEASAVTALGPLWLPTDRSAPPDFPSGIEVYREAYRNWAGEIQASSMWTCVPRTAADVVTVTNWAYAQGYCVRARGYRHTWAPLTVPAGASGADRVILMDTTRHLTSMTVVSTAPAAVRVQTGASMESLLTFLEEHELGVTNTPAPGELSVGGVLAINGHGTSVPADGETRTPGHTYGSLSNLILSLTAVVWDPAAGGYVLRIFDRADPACTALLTHVGRAFVTEVTLRVGANQNLRCVSTVDIPATELFAPPGSGARRTLASFVAAAGRVEAIWFAFTSHPWLKVWSVSPQRPLTSRPVVTPYNYVFSDNVPRPVAELAEQLLNGAWELAPTFGRVQYTTAVTGLTATLATDLWGPSKNLLLYVKPTTLREHANGYAVHTSRGSIQRVVSEFASFYQRQLAAYQARGEFPVTGQVEIRVAGLDRAADVGVPGARPPALSAARPRADHPDWDVVVWFDVLTFPTAPRAHEFYREMEHFFFANYTGSYAGCRAEWSKGWGYSGTAAWVDPSMLTRIVPDSYRQGPDPTWDQAVADLNAYDPHRVFSNPFLDLLLPSPA is encoded by the coding sequence CAACTGGGCCGGCGAGATCCAGGCCAGCAGCATGTGGACCTGTGTGCCACGCACGGCGGCAGACGTGGTGACGGTGACCAACTGGGCGTACGCGCAGGGCTACTGCGTACGCGCCCGTGGCTACCGGCACACCTGGGCGCCGCTCACCGTACCCGCCGGTGCCAGCGGCGCCGACCGGGTCATCCTGATGGACACCACCCGGCACCTGACCTCGATGACGGTCGTCTCGACCGCGCCGGCGGCGGTACGCGTGCAGACCGGTGCCTCGATGGAGAGCCTGCTCACCTTCCTGGAGGAACACGAACTCGGCGTCACCAACACCCCGGCGCCTGGCGAGCTGAGCGTGGGCGGCGTGCTCGCCATCAACGGGCACGGCACATCGGTGCCGGCGGACGGCGAGACCCGGACACCGGGGCACACCTACGGGTCGCTGAGCAACCTGATCCTCTCCCTCACCGCGGTGGTGTGGGACCCCGCGGCCGGCGGGTACGTCCTGCGGATCTTCGACCGTGCGGACCCCGCCTGTACGGCACTGCTGACCCACGTCGGCCGCGCGTTCGTCACCGAGGTGACGCTGCGGGTCGGCGCCAACCAGAACCTTCGCTGCGTGAGCACCGTCGACATTCCCGCGACGGAACTGTTCGCCCCGCCGGGCAGCGGGGCACGACGCACCCTCGCCAGCTTCGTGGCCGCCGCCGGACGGGTGGAGGCGATCTGGTTCGCCTTCACCTCCCACCCCTGGCTCAAGGTGTGGAGCGTCAGCCCACAGCGCCCGTTGACCTCCCGGCCGGTGGTCACGCCCTACAACTACGTCTTCTCCGACAACGTTCCGAGGCCGGTCGCCGAACTGGCCGAGCAGTTGCTGAACGGGGCGTGGGAACTGGCGCCCACCTTTGGGCGGGTGCAGTACACCACCGCCGTCACCGGGCTGACCGCCACCCTCGCCACCGACCTGTGGGGACCGTCGAAGAACCTGTTGCTCTACGTCAAGCCGACCACGCTGCGGGAGCACGCGAACGGCTACGCGGTGCACACCAGTCGCGGCTCGATTCAACGGGTGGTCAGCGAGTTCGCCAGCTTCTACCAACGGCAGCTCGCCGCCTACCAGGCGCGGGGCGAGTTCCCGGTGACCGGACAGGTTGAGATCCGGGTCGCCGGGCTCGACCGGGCTGCCGACGTCGGCGTACCCGGGGCGCGGCCACCGGCGCTGTCCGCGGCCCGGCCTCGGGCGGACCACCCAGACTGGGACGTGGTCGTCTGGTTCGACGTGCTCACCTTCCCCACCGCGCCCCGGGCCCACGAGTTCTACCGGGAGATGGAGCACTTCTTCTTCGCCAACTACACCGGCTCGTACGCCGGCTGCCGCGCCGAGTGGTCGAAGGGCTGGGGGTACAGCGGCACCGCCGCCTGGGTCGACCCGTCGATGCTGACCCGGATCGTGCCCGACTCCTACCGACAGGGGCCCGACCCGACCTGGGACCAGGCGGTCGCGGACCTCAACGCGTACGACCCGCACCGGGTGTTCAGCAACCCCTTCCTCGACCTGTTGCTGCCCAGCCCGGCCTGA